One Olsenella sp. oral taxon 807 DNA segment encodes these proteins:
- the mraY gene encoding phospho-N-acetylmuramoyl-pentapeptide-transferase: MFGNPSYPTYQVFIAAALAALLTGLLMPAFIRLMRYEGLGQQIRADGPQRHLQKQGTPTMGGVIILLGVVITCALQARWTAELILAMLAMLATGSLGLLDDIESVAHKRSLGLTPPQKMAGLIAISVAFCLAAVNVCDIAPWVDFPGGFSLNLGVLTSVIEVGGTRIHIPWIYLIFVFLLMAGLSNAVNLTDGLDGLAGGCTLVVMLAMGMVAFSIGSKDLAVFAAAIAGACVGFLWHNCYPASIFMGDTGSLALGGAFAALAVLTKSELVSLIMGGLFICEALSVIIQVVSFKATGRRVFLMAPIHHHFERLGWSETKVVIRFWIISAAFASLGFALYFQLG, from the coding sequence ATGTTTGGCAACCCAAGCTACCCCACGTACCAGGTCTTCATCGCGGCAGCCCTCGCCGCGCTCCTTACGGGACTCTTGATGCCCGCCTTCATCAGGCTGATGCGCTACGAGGGCCTGGGGCAGCAGATCCGTGCGGACGGCCCCCAGCGCCACCTGCAGAAGCAGGGCACGCCCACCATGGGTGGGGTCATCATACTTTTAGGTGTCGTCATCACCTGCGCGCTGCAGGCGCGCTGGACGGCAGAACTCATCCTCGCGATGCTCGCGATGCTCGCGACGGGGTCTCTCGGCCTCCTCGATGACATCGAGTCGGTTGCCCACAAGCGCTCGTTGGGCCTCACGCCCCCCCAGAAGATGGCGGGTCTCATTGCGATCTCGGTCGCATTCTGCCTGGCGGCGGTCAACGTCTGCGACATCGCCCCGTGGGTCGACTTCCCCGGGGGATTCTCTCTCAATCTGGGCGTGCTCACCTCTGTCATCGAGGTGGGCGGGACACGGATTCACATCCCCTGGATCTACCTCATCTTCGTGTTCCTGCTCATGGCGGGCCTGTCCAATGCCGTTAACCTCACGGATGGACTTGACGGTCTTGCGGGGGGCTGCACGCTTGTTGTAATGCTTGCTATGGGCATGGTCGCCTTCAGTATCGGTTCCAAGGACCTTGCCGTCTTTGCTGCGGCCATCGCGGGTGCGTGTGTGGGCTTCCTCTGGCACAACTGCTACCCCGCGTCGATCTTCATGGGGGACACCGGCTCGCTCGCCTTGGGCGGGGCGTTCGCAGCCTTGGCTGTGCTCACCAAATCGGAGCTCGTCTCGCTGATCATGGGCGGTCTCTTCATCTGCGAGGCACTCTCGGTCATCATTCAGGTCGTGAGCTTCAAGGCGACGGGTAGGCGCGTCTTTCTGATGGCGCCCATCCACCATCACTTCGAGAGGCTGGGCTGGAGCGAGACGAAGGTCGTGATCCGCTTTTGGATCATCTCGGCTGCCTTCGCCTCCCTGGGTTTTGCGCTCTACTTTCAGCTTGGGTAG
- the murD gene encoding UDP-N-acetylmuramoyl-L-alanine--D-glutamate ligase, which produces MTDATIARRQLGDTLVLGVGRTGRDVALYLQGLRAKDRVSSVTVYGGVASFEGQVTRELEAAGIRVILGTDEIEDEERYDLAVVSPGIPEDSPFFQSARAHAVETVSEPELAWRESPERWVAITGTNGKTTTTTLACQLLKRECGAAVAAGNIGTPTIRAVSERDAGGWIVAELSSFQLETTQRLHPRVACLLNIAPDHLEWHKTMGAYAAAKEKLFQNLGVGDLAIVSDRDRWCVPIRERLLARGLRTLTLDVAADCGGACAAFVRDDRLVVRLDGIEHILLPAGEMGVKGAHNIEDALAASSIALELGVSEPVVNDTLRDFRPLEHRIEPCGEVAGVSFVNDSKATNPDSVSKALSSFPMGHVIVLLGGYDKGLDLAPLARDVAARCKVAVCFGDAGKRMAQEVEGAATAERSARVVRREHLRDAFAAAVELAAPKDIVLLSPACSSFDEFKDMGERGRLFKSLVARLSPTDVGGTR; this is translated from the coding sequence GTGACTGATGCGACGATTGCAAGACGCCAGCTTGGAGACACGCTCGTCCTCGGCGTCGGCAGGACGGGCAGGGACGTGGCCCTCTACCTGCAGGGGCTGCGTGCCAAAGACAGGGTGTCGTCCGTCACGGTCTACGGCGGCGTCGCGTCCTTTGAGGGCCAGGTCACCCGTGAGCTTGAGGCAGCGGGCATTCGTGTCATCTTAGGTACAGATGAGATCGAGGACGAGGAGCGCTACGACCTTGCCGTCGTCTCGCCGGGCATTCCTGAGGACTCGCCCTTCTTCCAGTCCGCACGGGCGCATGCGGTCGAGACAGTGAGTGAGCCTGAGCTTGCGTGGCGCGAGAGCCCTGAGCGCTGGGTGGCCATCACCGGGACCAACGGCAAGACGACCACGACCACCCTTGCCTGTCAGCTCCTTAAGAGGGAATGTGGTGCCGCTGTCGCCGCAGGCAACATAGGCACGCCCACGATCAGGGCAGTCTCTGAGCGGGACGCCGGCGGCTGGATTGTGGCCGAGCTCTCGAGCTTTCAGCTCGAGACGACCCAGAGGCTTCACCCGCGCGTCGCCTGTCTGCTCAACATAGCGCCCGACCATCTGGAGTGGCACAAGACCATGGGAGCCTACGCTGCCGCAAAGGAGAAGCTGTTCCAGAACCTTGGCGTGGGCGACCTGGCAATCGTGTCTGACAGAGACAGATGGTGTGTGCCCATCCGTGAGCGCCTCCTGGCGAGAGGGCTTCGCACCCTGACGCTTGACGTGGCCGCTGACTGCGGTGGTGCCTGCGCGGCGTTCGTGCGGGACGATCGCCTCGTCGTGCGCCTTGATGGGATCGAGCACATCCTTTTGCCAGCAGGAGAGATGGGCGTGAAGGGTGCCCACAACATCGAGGATGCGCTGGCTGCCTCCTCGATCGCGCTCGAGCTTGGCGTGAGCGAACCCGTCGTGAACGACACCCTTCGCGACTTCAGGCCCCTTGAGCACCGCATCGAGCCCTGTGGTGAGGTGGCGGGCGTCAGCTTTGTGAATGACTCCAAGGCGACCAACCCCGACTCGGTCTCTAAGGCGCTCAGCTCCTTTCCCATGGGTCACGTCATCGTCCTTCTGGGTGGCTATGACAAGGGCCTCGACCTCGCACCGCTCGCCCGTGACGTGGCCGCTCGCTGTAAGGTCGCCGTGTGCTTTGGTGACGCTGGAAAGAGGATGGCCCAGGAGGTGGAGGGCGCAGCCACAGCCGAGCGGTCCGCTCGCGTCGTTCGCCGCGAGCACCTCCGTGATGCCTTCGCCGCGGCAGTCGAGCTCGCTGCTCCCAAGGACATCGTGCTCCTCTCGCCCGCCTGCTCCTCCTTCGACGAGTTCAAGGACATGGGGGAGCGCGGCAGGCTCTTCAAGTCGCTCGTGGCAAGGCTCTCGCCAACGGACGTGGGGGGCACACGATGA
- the ftsW gene encoding putative lipid II flippase FtsW has protein sequence MMAHVKSSRSLLSQRLRERGERDKTRDDHMIWGVPVRLIKPRLILLAAIFALVSFGFLMVYSSSSVTALTSNGDALYYLKRQLAFSVVGVIFAVVIVRLGYRTIIDRCLKPAWVVTLVLLLVIWLPIASRDTNGAYRWIALGPFTLQPSEFAKITVILTGANLMERYFRSDELDWQEFKRLFALGVLAPLALILLQPDKGTVMVLALTLLIMAYFAGCPAKVVISLLVLGLVAFFVLSFAQPYSRARLLAMLDPWKYQEKESYQLVQGFYAFSSGGVFGLGIGMSRQKYSYLPMAHNDFIFAVIGEECGLIGTIGVIVGFLVVLWAGFKIARYAPDAAGQLVALGCSSMLAIQMLLNVCGVIGIFPLSGKPIPFISYGGSSIMSSIMLVGLIFSVSCESGLSLTELDGARQNLRVRDDDELSTSESGQVGEVTVRSARLARPHSTLRLVGGGRADHKAPSPDPPGRVRVDSSGRRRIDLGPSASERLRSRHSRSKARRARDDRRGRS, from the coding sequence ATGATGGCGCACGTGAAGTCGAGCCGCAGCCTCCTCAGCCAACGCCTCCGGGAGAGGGGGGAGCGCGATAAGACGCGAGACGATCATATGATCTGGGGCGTTCCCGTTCGCCTCATAAAGCCGCGGCTCATCCTTCTCGCAGCGATCTTCGCGCTCGTCTCCTTTGGCTTTCTGATGGTCTACTCGAGCTCCTCGGTCACGGCGCTCACCTCGAACGGGGATGCACTGTACTACCTCAAGCGTCAGCTCGCCTTCTCTGTCGTCGGTGTCATCTTCGCCGTCGTCATCGTGAGGCTGGGCTATAGGACCATCATCGATAGGTGTCTGAAGCCAGCCTGGGTGGTTACGCTCGTGCTGCTGCTCGTCATATGGCTACCTATCGCGAGCAGGGACACCAATGGCGCATACAGATGGATCGCCTTGGGGCCCTTCACGCTCCAGCCCTCCGAGTTCGCGAAGATCACGGTCATCCTTACAGGCGCGAACCTCATGGAGCGCTACTTTCGCTCGGATGAGCTCGACTGGCAGGAGTTCAAGAGGCTGTTCGCACTCGGGGTCCTCGCTCCGCTTGCCCTGATACTGCTTCAGCCGGACAAGGGCACTGTCATGGTGCTCGCGCTGACACTGCTCATCATGGCCTACTTCGCAGGCTGTCCGGCAAAGGTCGTGATCTCCCTGCTCGTCTTGGGGCTTGTCGCATTCTTTGTCCTCTCCTTTGCCCAACCCTACTCGAGGGCCCGCCTGCTCGCCATGCTCGACCCCTGGAAATACCAGGAGAAGGAGAGCTACCAACTCGTGCAGGGCTTCTATGCCTTCAGCTCGGGCGGCGTCTTTGGCCTTGGCATCGGTATGAGTCGTCAGAAGTACAGCTACCTGCCCATGGCGCACAACGATTTCATCTTCGCTGTCATAGGGGAGGAGTGCGGCCTTATCGGCACCATCGGCGTGATCGTGGGCTTCCTCGTGGTGCTCTGGGCAGGGTTCAAAATCGCCAGGTACGCTCCCGACGCCGCAGGCCAGCTCGTCGCCCTCGGCTGTTCCTCCATGCTCGCCATCCAAATGCTCCTCAATGTCTGTGGCGTCATTGGGATATTTCCTCTCTCGGGCAAGCCCATACCGTTCATCTCCTACGGAGGCTCCTCGATCATGTCGAGCATTATGCTGGTCGGCCTGATCTTTTCGGTATCATGCGAGTCGGGACTTTCCCTGACGGAGCTTGACGGGGCGCGTCAGAACCTGCGGGTGCGCGACGACGATGAGCTCTCGACTTCTGAGTCTGGCCAGGTGGGGGAGGTGACGGTGCGCTCGGCACGGTTGGCGAGACCTCACTCGACGTTGAGGCTCGTCGGCGGTGGGCGTGCGGACCACAAGGCCCCATCCCCAGATCCTCCTGGGCGCGTAAGGGTGGACTCCTCGGGCAGGAGGCGCATCGACCTGGGCCCGAGCGCCTCTGAGCGACTGCGGTCTAGGCATTCAAGGTCAAAGGCGCGTAGAGCGAGGGATGATCGAAGAGGAAGGAGCTGA
- the murG gene encoding undecaprenyldiphospho-muramoylpentapeptide beta-N-acetylglucosaminyltransferase, whose amino-acid sequence MPDTMHVAIAAGGTAGHINPALALAEELRRRGHELTFFGQPTRLEATLVPQAGFSFVPIEVTGFDRSRPWTLATALWRMHRAQRRINDYFDAHGTPNVAVGFGAYVEMPLLRCCHAKGVACILHEQNSVPGLANRLLARKVDCVCVSLPIAIDAFKSRVSAQTQIVVTGNPVRQSVIGASREAGRANNDIPDDAMLLLVFGGSLGARHLNDGLVALKDELLSHTGLYVLHSTGKKDFDRVVAELRLSEEERCRWRVVPYIDAMGEALAAADLVLSRAGASSIAEIAALAVPALLVPYPFATADHQTVNARYLVDAGAAVLLPDDQIDTPAFLESLRSLIDDGERRTSMRQAAKSLAQDRAAMALADQVEGAEALGT is encoded by the coding sequence GTGCCCGACACGATGCACGTCGCCATCGCGGCTGGGGGGACAGCCGGCCACATCAACCCAGCCCTTGCCCTTGCCGAGGAGCTGAGAAGGCGTGGGCACGAGCTTACGTTCTTCGGTCAACCCACTCGTCTTGAGGCGACGCTCGTGCCGCAGGCGGGCTTTTCCTTTGTGCCCATCGAGGTGACCGGCTTCGATCGCTCCCGACCTTGGACGCTTGCCACAGCGCTTTGGCGCATGCACAGGGCGCAGAGGAGGATCAATGACTACTTCGACGCCCACGGCACCCCCAATGTGGCGGTTGGCTTTGGCGCCTACGTCGAGATGCCACTGCTCAGATGCTGCCACGCCAAGGGGGTCGCCTGCATACTTCACGAGCAGAACTCGGTGCCCGGACTTGCGAACAGGTTGCTGGCGCGCAAGGTCGACTGCGTGTGCGTCTCGCTGCCGATTGCCATCGACGCCTTCAAGAGTCGCGTCAGCGCGCAGACCCAGATCGTCGTGACGGGCAACCCGGTTCGACAGAGCGTCATTGGCGCGAGTCGCGAGGCTGGTCGCGCCAACAATGACATTCCCGATGACGCCATGCTGCTGCTCGTCTTTGGTGGTTCGCTCGGGGCCCGGCACCTGAATGACGGCCTTGTCGCGCTTAAGGACGAGCTCCTCTCTCATACGGGGCTGTACGTGCTTCACTCAACGGGCAAGAAGGACTTTGATCGCGTGGTGGCTGAGTTGCGCTTGAGCGAAGAGGAGCGATGCCGCTGGAGGGTAGTGCCCTACATCGACGCCATGGGAGAGGCGCTTGCCGCCGCCGACCTTGTGCTCTCTCGTGCCGGCGCATCCTCGATCGCCGAGATCGCCGCACTTGCCGTGCCCGCCCTTCTCGTCCCGTACCCCTTCGCGACAGCCGACCACCAGACGGTCAACGCGCGCTATCTCGTAGATGCCGGCGCGGCCGTCCTGCTTCCGGACGACCAGATAGATACGCCTGCGTTCCTTGAGAGCCTTCGTAGCCTCATCGATGATGGTGAGAGGCGAACATCCATGCGTCAGGCGGCGAAGAGCCTCGCCCAGGATCGCGCAGCCATGGCGCTTGCGGATCAAGTCGAGGGCGCCGAGGCGCTTGGTACCTAG
- the murC gene encoding UDP-N-acetylmuramate--L-alanine ligase — MTDDNASSFTSAHFIGIGGAGMSGIAHVLHERGCRVTGSDLKASSYVRDLVDAGVEVHIGHRASTIDETVPDLVVTSSAVPEDNPEVVRARELNIPVWPRAKMLWALSRGSLTIAVAGTHGKTTTSSMIATMLDHLGCDPSFLIGGIVEEYGTNGRNGTGEYFVCEADESDGSFLYLDPDVVVVTNIEADHLDHYGSLENIERTFCQFMDLVGEDGCIIVNGDVPHYIELARSTGRRFVSYGFSESCDYVCTAKSDPHSLRSRLWVKTPHSTAVEVTIKANPGRHNMANATAAIAAADVCGLDVVKAAEALSLFQGAHRRFTHVGDIDGITVVDDYGHHPTEIKATLAAAKGLGFARVVCVFQPHRYSRTQALASTFARAFGDADVLVVTEVFPAGETPIPGVSGKVVANNVIDAGGVGEVRFAPTPKKVVSTLLGICREGDLLITLGAGDVTAIGPAFIEAVRERDEGGDA, encoded by the coding sequence ATGACAGACGACAACGCAAGCAGCTTCACGAGCGCCCACTTCATTGGTATAGGGGGTGCGGGCATGAGTGGGATCGCACACGTGCTCCACGAACGTGGGTGCAGGGTAACGGGTTCCGACCTCAAGGCCTCGAGCTACGTTCGTGACCTTGTGGACGCGGGCGTCGAGGTCCATATCGGCCACAGAGCCTCGACCATAGACGAGACGGTACCCGACCTTGTCGTGACCTCGTCGGCCGTTCCGGAGGACAATCCTGAGGTCGTGCGTGCTCGGGAGCTCAACATTCCCGTCTGGCCCCGTGCCAAGATGCTGTGGGCGCTCTCGAGGGGGTCTTTGACCATTGCCGTGGCGGGCACGCACGGCAAGACCACTACCTCGTCCATGATCGCGACCATGCTCGACCATCTCGGATGCGACCCCTCCTTCCTCATAGGTGGGATTGTCGAGGAGTATGGTACCAATGGCAGAAACGGAACGGGGGAGTACTTCGTCTGCGAGGCCGACGAGTCGGACGGCTCCTTTCTCTACCTCGATCCCGATGTGGTCGTCGTGACCAACATCGAGGCCGACCATCTCGATCACTACGGCTCGCTCGAGAACATCGAGAGGACCTTCTGCCAGTTCATGGACCTTGTCGGAGAGGATGGCTGCATCATCGTCAACGGTGACGTCCCCCACTACATCGAGCTTGCCCGCTCGACCGGACGCCGCTTCGTATCGTATGGATTTAGCGAGTCCTGCGACTACGTCTGCACGGCCAAGAGCGACCCCCATAGCCTGAGGAGCCGGCTTTGGGTCAAGACACCGCACTCAACTGCGGTCGAGGTGACCATCAAGGCGAACCCCGGCAGGCACAACATGGCCAATGCCACCGCCGCCATCGCGGCGGCAGACGTGTGTGGTCTTGACGTCGTGAAGGCCGCCGAGGCGCTCTCGCTCTTCCAGGGTGCCCACCGTCGCTTCACGCATGTGGGCGACATAGACGGCATCACGGTCGTTGATGACTATGGCCATCATCCGACCGAGATCAAGGCGACGCTCGCCGCAGCCAAAGGGCTTGGTTTTGCTCGCGTCGTCTGCGTGTTCCAGCCCCATCGCTACAGCAGGACTCAGGCGCTCGCCTCAACGTTTGCTCGCGCCTTCGGTGACGCCGACGTGCTCGTCGTGACCGAGGTCTTTCCCGCAGGGGAGACGCCGATCCCCGGGGTTTCCGGAAAGGTCGTTGCCAACAACGTCATCGACGCGGGCGGCGTGGGCGAGGTCCGCTTTGCTCCCACGCCCAAGAAGGTCGTCTCGACGCTCCTTGGCATCTGCCGGGAGGGCGACCTCCTGATAACCTTGGGTGCCGGCGACGTGACGGCTATAGGACCCGCCTTCATTGAGGCCGTCCGCGAGCGCGATGAGGGTGGGGACGCCTAA
- the murB gene encoding UDP-N-acetylmuramate dehydrogenase has product MSLFNAYMSLSGAYDAEVIREEKLSHRTTYRIGGPADLFVCVHSYPALKRTLEVLAREDIEWVILGKGSNVLVSDAGYRGCVIELGREFSRLAFFEDGRVTVGAGVLLPKLVRETLSHSLSGIEFCMGIPGTVGGAISMDAGSRHHWIGHYVQSVVIANAAGSLRRLSADEIEWGYRWCSIDPAAIILEVDLLLKPGSKDAIAAEMNRRTSQRRRAQPLGLPSCGSVFRNPPDGSAAKMIERCGLKGRSVGGAQISKMHANFIVNAGGATAADVVALMREVHEAVQERFGVDLSCEVKFLGFGA; this is encoded by the coding sequence GTGAGTCTCTTCAACGCATACATGTCACTTTCGGGCGCCTATGACGCCGAGGTGATCAGGGAGGAAAAGCTCTCGCACAGGACGACGTATCGCATCGGTGGCCCTGCTGACCTCTTCGTCTGTGTCCACAGCTACCCCGCACTCAAGAGGACGCTTGAGGTGCTCGCTCGTGAGGACATCGAGTGGGTCATCTTGGGCAAGGGCTCGAACGTGCTCGTCTCGGATGCGGGCTATCGTGGCTGTGTCATAGAGCTGGGCAGGGAGTTCTCTAGACTCGCCTTTTTCGAGGACGGCCGGGTGACGGTGGGGGCAGGTGTGCTCCTCCCCAAGCTCGTGAGGGAGACGCTTTCCCACTCGCTTTCGGGCATCGAGTTCTGCATGGGGATTCCCGGGACTGTCGGCGGGGCCATCTCCATGGACGCGGGTTCCCGCCACCACTGGATCGGACATTACGTGCAGAGTGTGGTCATCGCGAACGCCGCCGGGAGCCTGAGGCGTCTTTCGGCAGACGAGATTGAGTGGGGCTACCGCTGGTGCTCGATAGATCCCGCCGCGATCATCCTTGAGGTTGACCTTCTCCTCAAGCCAGGGAGCAAGGATGCGATAGCTGCCGAGATGAATCGACGTACGTCCCAGCGCAGAAGGGCGCAACCGCTCGGCTTGCCGTCCTGTGGCTCTGTCTTCAGAAATCCCCCCGATGGCTCTGCAGCCAAGATGATCGAGCGCTGCGGCCTCAAGGGCCGCAGCGTCGGGGGCGCGCAGATCAGCAAGATGCACGCAAACTTCATTGTCAATGCTGGCGGTGCCACGGCCGCAGACGTCGTGGCACTCATGCGCGAGGTCCATGAAGCCGTTCAAGAACGTTTTGGGGTAGACCTGAGCTGCGAGGTAAAGTTCCTGGGGTTTGGGGCCTAG
- a CDS encoding cell division protein FtsQ/DivIB: MEARRSPSRPMAPDHRKTQAEVFERQRPIRRAIVAGIIVATLALLGLLTLLVLSYTPLFTITGIDAEATDHMSADDIVKLALVPDGATLLNLDEGDITSNLKRNPWVGSVSYVREFPDHLRITVHETSVQAIVVMGTGNIAWTLGEGGVWIEPYPITVGDKQSINDVALAKAQELGVLLLTDAPPSVSPIAGHAATDDVIGAVQSYQENFSSELRSQIVSYSITSLDSISCTLSSGVQVSLGAATDIDAKQTAILGMLAQHQDKLTYINVRTPLNPSYRAIDSDDVKAGTGAVGAGEGVGS; the protein is encoded by the coding sequence ATGGAGGCACGCCGCTCCCCTTCGCGTCCGATGGCACCGGATCATCGTAAGACCCAAGCCGAGGTCTTTGAGCGTCAGCGTCCCATCAGGCGTGCCATAGTCGCAGGCATCATCGTCGCAACCTTGGCGCTTCTCGGACTTCTCACCCTGCTCGTGCTCTCCTACACGCCCCTCTTCACCATCACAGGCATCGACGCTGAGGCCACCGACCACATGAGTGCGGATGACATCGTCAAGCTCGCTCTCGTCCCCGATGGGGCGACGTTGCTCAACCTCGACGAGGGCGACATCACGAGCAACCTCAAGAGGAACCCATGGGTAGGCTCGGTGAGCTATGTGCGGGAGTTTCCCGATCACCTCAGGATCACGGTGCATGAGACGAGCGTTCAAGCCATAGTCGTGATGGGAACCGGTAACATCGCCTGGACGTTGGGGGAGGGCGGCGTGTGGATAGAGCCCTATCCCATCACGGTGGGAGATAAGCAGTCTATAAATGATGTGGCGCTGGCAAAGGCCCAGGAGCTTGGAGTCCTTCTCCTCACGGATGCGCCTCCATCGGTGAGTCCTATCGCCGGACATGCCGCGACGGATGACGTCATAGGGGCCGTCCAGTCTTATCAGGAAAACTTTTCCTCTGAGCTCAGGTCGCAGATCGTCAGCTACTCCATCACGAGTCTCGACTCCATCTCCTGCACGCTCTCGAGCGGCGTGCAGGTCTCGCTTGGCGCCGCGACCGACATTGACGCCAAGCAGACGGCCATCTTGGGTATGCTCGCCCAGCATCAAGACAAGCTCACCTACATCAACGTGCGAACGCCGCTTAATCCCAGCTATCGCGCCATAGACAGCGATGATGTGAAGGCGGGCACCGGTGCCGTGGGTGCGGGCGAGGGTGTTGGATCCTGA
- the ftsZ gene encoding cell division protein FtsZ → MIDSDIPSNYMAVIKVVGVGGGGSNAVNRMIEEGIRGVEFVAINTDAQALAISDADIKVHIGQDITRGLGAGANPEVGAEAAEDSHDEIKQALAGADMVFITAGEGGGTGTGAAPVVADIAKNDVGALTVGVVTKPFSFEGRPRTNRASDGIQTLSDSVDALIVIPNDRLLDLSEKKTSFIEAFRMADDVLCKGTQGITDLITVPGLINLDFADVCTIMRGAGTAMMGVGTASGDSRATDAAEEAIASRLLESSIDGATRVLLSIAGNKDLGIQEINDAADVVAKNVDPEANIIFGTVVDESLGDQVRVTVIATGFNDANVQQSIPSLTLDRSRSSRSSQSVPKSRSTGSSDGSRSSSSSNDKEFDIPEFLKRSRI, encoded by the coding sequence ATGATCGACTCAGACATCCCTAGCAACTACATGGCCGTAATCAAGGTCGTGGGCGTAGGCGGCGGTGGCTCGAACGCTGTCAACCGCATGATCGAGGAGGGCATTCGCGGTGTCGAGTTCGTTGCCATCAATACCGACGCCCAGGCGCTCGCGATATCGGACGCGGACATCAAGGTTCACATTGGCCAGGACATCACGCGTGGTCTTGGCGCCGGTGCCAACCCCGAGGTCGGGGCCGAGGCTGCCGAGGACTCCCATGACGAGATCAAGCAGGCTCTCGCAGGTGCCGATATGGTCTTCATCACTGCGGGTGAGGGAGGCGGTACCGGCACGGGAGCTGCCCCTGTCGTTGCGGACATCGCCAAGAACGATGTGGGAGCTCTGACCGTCGGCGTCGTGACCAAACCCTTCTCCTTCGAGGGGCGCCCCCGCACTAACCGTGCCAGCGATGGCATTCAGACCCTTTCGGACAGCGTCGACGCGCTCATCGTGATTCCCAATGACCGCTTGCTCGACCTTTCCGAGAAGAAGACCTCCTTTATCGAGGCCTTCCGTATGGCCGATGACGTGCTTTGCAAGGGCACCCAGGGCATCACGGACCTCATCACCGTGCCTGGTCTCATCAACCTTGACTTTGCCGACGTCTGCACCATCATGCGCGGCGCAGGCACCGCGATGATGGGCGTCGGTACCGCCTCCGGCGACAGCCGTGCGACCGACGCGGCCGAGGAGGCGATCGCCTCGCGCCTGCTCGAGAGCTCCATAGACGGTGCGACGCGCGTCTTGCTCTCCATAGCGGGCAACAAGGACCTCGGCATCCAGGAGATCAACGACGCCGCCGACGTGGTTGCCAAGAACGTTGATCCAGAGGCAAACATCATCTTCGGCACCGTCGTGGACGAGAGCCTCGGCGACCAGGTGCGCGTCACCGTCATCGCCACTGGCTTCAATGATGCGAACGTCCAGCAGTCCATCCCGTCCCTCACGCTTGACAGGAGCCGCTCCTCGCGCTCTTCGCAGTCCGTGCCTAAGTCTCGCAGCACCGGCTCCTCAGACGGCTCGCGCTCGTCGAGCTCCAGCAACGACAAGGAGTTCGATATCCCCGAGTTCCTCAAGCGCAGTCGCATCTAG
- a CDS encoding polyphenol oxidase family protein, whose amino-acid sequence MAFAFTERTGGVSGGPWSSLNLGAFCGDDPGHVRENRRRALHALGAAGLLGRLISPRQVHGDHVVVVSSATDAAVSLAQAEAEAGADAIVCCARGVPVLLCFADCVPVVLVSQGGFAVVHSGWRGTLAEVSATAARVLAEVSGSGFEGICAYLGPHIGAEDYEVSEELLGRFVEKFGDVVCAGERRLNLGAAIAVSLERAGLARQNVLGCTASTVRFPKRFFSYRAQGGTCGRHGALAVRGPWEEDEAA is encoded by the coding sequence GTGGCATTCGCGTTTACGGAGCGTACGGGTGGCGTTTCGGGTGGGCCATGGTCCTCGCTCAACCTTGGGGCCTTTTGCGGAGATGATCCGGGTCACGTGAGGGAGAACCGTCGCCGCGCCCTGCACGCCCTCGGGGCGGCTGGTCTTCTTGGGAGGCTTATCTCGCCCAGGCAGGTGCATGGCGACCATGTCGTCGTCGTGAGCTCAGCCACCGACGCTGCGGTCTCCTTGGCGCAGGCAGAGGCCGAGGCAGGCGCCGATGCCATCGTGTGCTGCGCTCGGGGCGTGCCGGTTTTGCTCTGCTTTGCGGACTGTGTTCCTGTCGTGCTTGTCTCGCAGGGGGGCTTCGCTGTCGTGCACTCGGGCTGGCGCGGCACGCTGGCGGAGGTCTCCGCCACAGCGGCGCGGGTCCTTGCCGAGGTGAGTGGGTCAGGATTCGAGGGGATCTGTGCCTACCTCGGGCCTCACATAGGCGCAGAGGACTATGAGGTATCCGAGGAGCTGCTCGGACGCTTCGTGGAGAAGTTCGGCGACGTCGTCTGCGCAGGCGAACGCAGGCTTAACCTTGGGGCGGCCATCGCGGTCTCGCTCGAGAGGGCGGGCCTGGCGAGGCAAAACGTCCTTGGCTGCACAGCCTCGACGGTGAGGTTTCCGAAGAGATTCTTCTCGTATCGCGCGCAGGGCGGTACGTGTGGGCGCCATGGTGCCCTTGCGGTGCGTGGGCCGTGGGAGGAGGATGAGGCGGCATGA